A single genomic interval of Zingiber officinale cultivar Zhangliang chromosome 4A, Zo_v1.1, whole genome shotgun sequence harbors:
- the LOC121969646 gene encoding beta-carotene hydroxylase 2, chloroplastic-like isoform X1, which produces MAVTTTIPCHLPPGAPGYGYLRFRPLPARVSCGRDFTRHPCLRRRHSSIFFAPKAVADDQANGGESESKETEELRISSSAERKARKEAERRTYLIAAVMSSLGITSMAVASVYYRFTWQMEGGEVPATEMLGTFALSVGAAVGMELWARWAHRALWHASLWPMHESHHRPRDGPFELNDVFAVINAVPAISLMAYGLLHRGLFPGLCFGANHQSVQGLGFTLFGIAYMFVHDGLVHRRFPVGPIANVPYFRRVAAAHQIHHTHKFGGVPYGLFLGPKELEEVGGLEELEEVISRRNKLSGF; this is translated from the exons ATGGCGGTCACCACTACAATTCCCTGCCACTTGCCTCCCGGAGCCCCCGGCTACGGCTACCTCCGCTTCCGGCCGCTCCCGGCTCGCGTTTCCTGCGGCAGAGATTTTACGCGCCACCCGTGCCTGCGTCGGCGACACAGCTCGATCTTCTTTGCGCCCAAGGCGGTGGCTGATGATCAGGCCAACGGCGGGGAAAGTGAGTCAAAAGAAACAGAGGAGCTGCGTATCTCGTCGTCGGCGGAGAGGAAGGCGCGGAAAGAGGCCGAGCGGCGGACGTACCTGATCGCGGCGGTGATGTCGAGTCTCGGCATCACTTCCATGGCGGTCGCGTCCGTCTACTACCGCTTCACCTGGCAAATGGAG GGAGGAGAGGTTCCGGCGACGGAGATGTTGGGGACGTTCGCTCTTTCCGTGGGCGCAGCGGTGGGAATGGAGTTGTGGGCGCGGTGGGCGCACCGGGCGCTGTGGCACGCCTCGCTGTGGCCCATGCACGAGTCGCACCACCGCCCTCGCGACGGCCCCTTCGAGCTCAACGACGTCTTCGCCGTCATCAACGCCGTCCCCGCCATCTCCCTCATGGCCTACGGCTTACTCCACCGCGGCCTTTTCCCCGGCCTCTGCTTCGGCGCC AATCATCAATCCGTGCAGGGCCTGGGGTTCACGCTGTTCGGAATCGCCTACATGTTCGTCCACGACGGGCTGGTACACCGCCGGTTTCCAGTGGGCCCAATCGCCAACGTGCCCTACTTCCGCCGCGTCGCCGCCGCCCACCAG ATCCACCACACGCACAAGTTTGGAGGGGTGCCCTACGGCCTGTTCCTGGGCCCGAAG GAGCTGGAAGAGGTGGGTGGATTGGAGGAGCTGGAAGAGGTGATCAGCAGGAGGAATAAACTCTCCGGCTTCTAA
- the LOC121969646 gene encoding beta-carotene hydroxylase 2, chloroplastic-like isoform X2, producing the protein MAVTTTIPCHLPPGAPGYGYLRFRPLPARVSCGRDFTRHPCLRRRHSSIFFAPKAVADDQANGGESESKETEELRISSSAERKARKEAERRTYLIAAVMSSLGITSMAVASVYYRFTWQMEGGEVPATEMLGTFALSVGAAVGMELWARWAHRALWHASLWPMHESHHRPRDGPFELNDVFAVINAVPAISLMAYGLLHRGLFPGLCFGAGLGFTLFGIAYMFVHDGLVHRRFPVGPIANVPYFRRVAAAHQIHHTHKFGGVPYGLFLGPKELEEVGGLEELEEVISRRNKLSGF; encoded by the exons ATGGCGGTCACCACTACAATTCCCTGCCACTTGCCTCCCGGAGCCCCCGGCTACGGCTACCTCCGCTTCCGGCCGCTCCCGGCTCGCGTTTCCTGCGGCAGAGATTTTACGCGCCACCCGTGCCTGCGTCGGCGACACAGCTCGATCTTCTTTGCGCCCAAGGCGGTGGCTGATGATCAGGCCAACGGCGGGGAAAGTGAGTCAAAAGAAACAGAGGAGCTGCGTATCTCGTCGTCGGCGGAGAGGAAGGCGCGGAAAGAGGCCGAGCGGCGGACGTACCTGATCGCGGCGGTGATGTCGAGTCTCGGCATCACTTCCATGGCGGTCGCGTCCGTCTACTACCGCTTCACCTGGCAAATGGAG GGAGGAGAGGTTCCGGCGACGGAGATGTTGGGGACGTTCGCTCTTTCCGTGGGCGCAGCGGTGGGAATGGAGTTGTGGGCGCGGTGGGCGCACCGGGCGCTGTGGCACGCCTCGCTGTGGCCCATGCACGAGTCGCACCACCGCCCTCGCGACGGCCCCTTCGAGCTCAACGACGTCTTCGCCGTCATCAACGCCGTCCCCGCCATCTCCCTCATGGCCTACGGCTTACTCCACCGCGGCCTTTTCCCCGGCCTCTGCTTCGGCGCC GGCCTGGGGTTCACGCTGTTCGGAATCGCCTACATGTTCGTCCACGACGGGCTGGTACACCGCCGGTTTCCAGTGGGCCCAATCGCCAACGTGCCCTACTTCCGCCGCGTCGCCGCCGCCCACCAG ATCCACCACACGCACAAGTTTGGAGGGGTGCCCTACGGCCTGTTCCTGGGCCCGAAG GAGCTGGAAGAGGTGGGTGGATTGGAGGAGCTGGAAGAGGTGATCAGCAGGAGGAATAAACTCTCCGGCTTCTAA
- the LOC121969650 gene encoding heavy metal-associated isoprenylated plant protein 39-like, with translation MSKKIAVKLDLHDDKEKQKVLKAVSTLRGIDSVGLDMKEQKLTVVGSVDPIDVVKKLRRSWKAIIVSVGPAEEKKAEPKKEEGKKEVKKKEEPKKEEKKPDPHEQLLAELVNAYRGYNTHMNNHYYVQWVEEDPNACTIL, from the exons ATGAGCAAG AAAATAGCGGTGAAACTGGATCTACACGATGACAAGGAAAAACAGAAGGTCTTGAAGGCCGTCTCTACTCTTCGTG GGATCGATTCCGTTGGACTGGACATGAAAGAGCAAAAACTGACCGTAGTCGGATCGGTCGACCCTATCGACGTCGTGAAGAAGTTGAGAAGGTCATGGAAGGCCATCATAGTCTCCGTTGGGCCtgcagaggagaagaaggcagagccgAAGAAAGAGGAAGGGAAGAAGGAAGTGAAGAAGAAAGAGGAGCccaaaaaggaagagaagaaaccCGATCCCCACGAGCAACTGTTAGCTGAGCTTGTCAACGCATATAGAGGCTATAATACTCATATGAACAACCATTACTATGTGCAGTGGGTCGAGGAGGATCCAAATGCTTGCACCATCCTCTGA
- the LOC121969648 gene encoding uncharacterized metal-dependent hydrolase YabD-like isoform X1: MRLFDAHCHLQDRRIAAVAPQLIRVALDSGVQRFVVNGVSEEDWHIVKQMGDDYPSIVPCFGLHPWFIVERSPNWFNSLKEFLVDTPAAAVGEIGLHKGAHGKLTDFSDQVDVFKQQLELAKVLEKPVSVHCVGAFAELLDIMSCTGPFEAGVILHSYIGSAELVPCLAKLGSYFSFSGHLTSMKPEKAKKVVQSVPKDRILIETDAPDGLLRLKTDHLFSIPDVPITELEEQSGGSVPQPASLSREGLNHPANIHSVLNYVATLLEMPEELLAELSFQNASRLFSYPGSKVGCDG, from the exons ATGAGGCTTTTCGACGCTCACTGCCACCTCCAAGACCGGAGGATCGCCGCTGTCGCACCGCAGCTGATCCGCGTAGCCCTCGACTCCGGCGTCCAACGCTTTGTCGTCAATGGAGTCTCGGAG GAGGACTGGCATATTGTCAAGCAGATGGGGGACGACTACCCTAGCATAGTTCCATGCTTTGGTCTTCATCCTTG GTTCATTGTGGAGAGATCTCCAAATTGGTTTAATTCGCTGAAGGAATTCCTGGTTGATACACCGGCTGCTGCCGTCGGAGAG ATTGGGCTTCATAAAGGTGCACATGGTAAACTGACTGATTTCTCAGATCAG GTTGATGTGTTCAAGCAACAACTTGAACTTGCAAAAGTGTTAGAGAAACCTGTTTCTGTCCATTGTGTTGGTGCCTTTGCAGAACTTCTAGATATCATGTC CTGTACTGGGCCTTTCGAAGCAGGCGTTATTCTGCATTCCTATATAGGGTCGGCTGAGTTGGTCCCTTGTTTAGCAAAGTTGGGctcatatttttcattttctgggCACCTCACATCCATGAAGCCAGAGAAAGCAAAGAAAGTTGTCCAGTCA GTACCTAAAGACAGAATTTTGATTGAGACAGATGCGCCTGATGGATTGCTAAGATTGAAAACAGATCATTTATTTTCAATCCCTGATGTTCCCATAACAGAGTTGGAAGAACAATCTGGAGGTTCTGTTCCGCAGCCAGCAAGTCTGTCAAGGGAAGGACTAAATCATCCTGCTAACATTCATAGT GTTTTGAATTATGTTGCGACGTTGCTGGAAATGCCTGAGGAACTACTAGCTGAGCTAAGTTTCCAAAATGCCTCTCGCTTATTCTCCTATCCCGGTTCAAAGGTTGGTTGTGATGGATGA
- the LOC121969648 gene encoding D-aminoacyl-tRNA deacylase-like isoform X2 has protein sequence MRLFDAHCHLQDRRIAAVAPQLIRVALDSGVQRFVVNGVSEEDWHIVKQMGDDYPSIVPCFGLHPWFIVERSPNWFNSLKEFLVDTPAAAVGEIGLHKGAHGKLTDFSDQVDVFKQQLELAKVLEKPVSVHCVGAFAELLDIMSCTGPFEAGVILHSYIGSAELVPCLAKLGSYFSFSGHLTSMKPEKAKKVVQYLKTEF, from the exons ATGAGGCTTTTCGACGCTCACTGCCACCTCCAAGACCGGAGGATCGCCGCTGTCGCACCGCAGCTGATCCGCGTAGCCCTCGACTCCGGCGTCCAACGCTTTGTCGTCAATGGAGTCTCGGAG GAGGACTGGCATATTGTCAAGCAGATGGGGGACGACTACCCTAGCATAGTTCCATGCTTTGGTCTTCATCCTTG GTTCATTGTGGAGAGATCTCCAAATTGGTTTAATTCGCTGAAGGAATTCCTGGTTGATACACCGGCTGCTGCCGTCGGAGAG ATTGGGCTTCATAAAGGTGCACATGGTAAACTGACTGATTTCTCAGATCAG GTTGATGTGTTCAAGCAACAACTTGAACTTGCAAAAGTGTTAGAGAAACCTGTTTCTGTCCATTGTGTTGGTGCCTTTGCAGAACTTCTAGATATCATGTC CTGTACTGGGCCTTTCGAAGCAGGCGTTATTCTGCATTCCTATATAGGGTCGGCTGAGTTGGTCCCTTGTTTAGCAAAGTTGGGctcatatttttcattttctgggCACCTCACATCCATGAAGCCAGAGAAAGCAAAGAAAGTTGTCCA GTACCTAAAGACAGAATTTTGA
- the LOC121969649 gene encoding uncharacterized protein LOC121969649, with protein sequence MMKSSSQSSLTARATLPCRAKLDYSRSPIISSSSPIDLIPSSKIWKLEYLFGGCMRAAKKTLQKCLSFLVPSAHPTLRCSRSVSFSKSTSTRGGCKDSARSSGASNATAAAASSSNMQLCRSNADISIYDAIVHCKKSIGQS encoded by the exons ATGATGAAATCCTCCTCCCAATCATCACTGACCGCGAGGGCGACGCTTCCCTGCAGGGCGAAGCTGGATTACTCGCGCAGCCCAATAATCAGCTCGTCGTCGCCCATAGATCTGATTCCTTCGTCGAAGATTTGGAAGCTGGAGTACTTGTTCGGGGGCTGCATGAGGGCTGCGAAGAAGACGTTGCAGAAGTGCCTGAGCTTCCTCGTCCCCTCGGCGCACCCGACGCTCAGGTGCTCGAGATCGGTTTCCTTTTCCAAGTCGACGTCGACCCGGGGCGGCTGCAAGGACTCCGCCAGAAGCAGCGGCGCTTCCAACGCCACTGCAGCTGCGGCCTCTTCCTCCAACATGCAGTTGTGTCGTAGCAACGCCGATATCTCCATCTACGACGCGATTGTTCACTGCAAGAAATCGATC GGACAGAGTTAA
- the LOC121969651 gene encoding probable receptor-like protein kinase At5g24010, producing MDYYYFFCFLLLLRASLLLAAASTDFSPSYLLNCGSQFNFTDNEVESASRNFVTDFTFLSREANNSFPLSNPSASNRSSSLYSTARVFNGTASYTFNLSSTGVYGIRLHFLPFSTDDRDLSDARFRVIAQRFVLLDNFSVSSDTLVIKEYFLWFNSTASTNLELTFVPASSSPIAFVNAVEVFTTPSDLFNSFFPSNLSNQAVVETVYRINVGGHKVTPANDTMWWTWIPKDAYFFSKNISSVETTNPGAIYYGNADVTNVVAPEIVYTTASAVNISEGMRNANPNFNFKVNWNFTVDSGYNYLVRANFCDFISQAVEYDPMIFNLSVANQSKDINSRDHAASPSVTFYLGTRTEKLSYWWINNDVLAPDEATERRPGSAGAGNLYGLEIFKFNDALVNSSDSSRRSVSVAVIASATSGSAVLLSLVVFFLVLLACQRRRRSKSRPLLPKETWSPYCRGRTMPRGNSVDLSSKPTEETTELTASPRLNLDLNIPLLVIRAATNDFDESLVVGSGGFGKVYKGILGDGTEVAVKRAMPGSRQGYPEFQTEILVLSKIRHRHLVSLIGYCEEQSERILVYEYMEKGPLQNYLYGSDDKPCLSWKQRLEICIGAARGFHYLHTGDSHTIIHRDVKSTNILLGKTYLAKVSDFGISRLGPSTGESHVTTAVKGTFGYFDPEYFKKQQLTEKSDVYSFGVMLFEVLCARPVIDRSLSQEQMNVAEWALHWQRRGQLEKIIDQRLAGNINANSLRKFGETAEKCLENYGDDRPSFADVLWNLEYALQLHVTELKREPHEDSGAVDLQISVPATRQVDLTTVANVDEENNWRTRSIIMPLDASGSNVFSQLVSSEGR from the coding sequence ATGGATTACTACTACTTCTTCTGCTTCCTCTTGCTCCTCAGGGCATCCCTCCTCCTTGCAGCCGCCTCCACCGACTTCAGCCCCAGTTACTTGCTAAATTGCGGCAGCCAATTCAACTTCACCGACAACGAAGTCGAAAGCGCCAGTCGAAATTTTGTTACCGATTTCACCTTCCTCTCGAGAGAAGCCAACAACTCCTTCCCACTCTCCAACCCCTCCGCCTCCAACCGCTCCTCCTCCCTCTACTCCACCGCCCGAGTCTTCAACGGCACCGCCTCCTACACCTTCAACCTCAGTTCCACAGGCGTCTATGGCATTCGTCTCCACTTCCTCCCCTTCTCAACCGACGATCGGGACCTCTCCGACGCCCGCTTCCGCGTCATTGCCCAGCGCTTCGTCCTCCTGGATAATTTCTCAGTTTCCTCCGACACCCTCGTCATCAAGGAGTACTTCCTCTGGTTCAATTCTACCGCCTCCACAAACCTCGAACTCACCTTCGTCCCCGCTTCATCTTCTCCTATCGCCTTCGTCAACGCCGTCGAGGTCTTCACCACCCCCTCCGATCTCTTCAACAGCTTTTTCCCTTCAAACTTATCCAATCAGGCTGTAGTGGAGACTGTCTACAGGATCAACGTCGGTGGTCACAAGGTTACTCCAGCCAACGACACCATGTGGTGGACATGGATCCCTAAGGACGCCTATTTTTTCAGCAAGAACATCAGTTCGGTGGAAACAACCAATCCCGGAGCTATATACTACGGAAACGCAGATGTGACGAACGTTGTCGCTCCAGAGATTGTCTACACCACGGCTAGTGCCGTGAACATTTCAGAAGGCATGCGGAATGCCAATCCAAATTTCAACTTCAAAGTTAACTGGAATTTTACAGTGGATTCGGGCTACAATTACTTGGTCCGTGCAAATTTCTGCGATTTCATTTCACAGGCGGTTGAATACGACCCTATGATCTTCAACCTCTCCGTTGCCAACCAGTCTAAGGACATCAATTCAAGAGATCATGCTGCTTCCCCTAGCGTGACCTTTTATTTGGGCACAAGGACGGAGAAGTTGAGCTATTGGTGGATTAACAATGACGTTCTTGCGCCGGACGAAGCCACGGAAAGGAGGCCGGGGTCAGCAGGTGCTGGCAATCTTTACGGCCTTGAAATCTTCAAATTCAACGATGCGCTAGTCAATTCCAGCGACAGCAGCAGGAGAAGCGTGTCTGTTGCGGTCATCGCCTCCGCTACTTCCGGCAGCGCCGTCCTGCTGAGCCTAGTTGTCTTCTTTCTCGTTCTTTTGGCTTGCCAGCGTCGTCGGAGATCCAAATCTCGGCCGCTGCTTCCGAAGGAGACATGGTCGCCGTACTGCCGGGGAAGAACCATGCCGCGGGGAAACTCAGTGGACCTCTCGAGCAAGCCGACTGAAGAAACAACGGAGCTGACGGCGTCCCCAAGGCTGAATCTCGACCTCAACATCCCGCTGCTCGTGATCAGGGCCGCCACCAACGACTTCGACGAGAGCCTCGTGGTGGGAAGCGGCGGATTCGGGAAGGTCTACAAGGGCATCCTCGGCGACGGCACCGAGGTAGCAGTGAAGCGGGCCATGCCAGGGTCGAGGCAGGGGTATCCGGAGTTCCAGACCGAGATCCTCGTCCTGTCCAAGATCCGCCACCGCCACCTCGTCTCTCTCATCGGTTACTGCGAGGAGCAATCGGAGCGGATCTTGGTCTACGAGTACATGGAGAAGGGCCCCCTCCAGAACTATTTGTACGGATCCGACGACAAGCCGTGCCTTTCCTGGAAGCAGAGACTGGAGATCTGCATCGGGGCTGCCCGCGGGTTCCACTACCTCCACACCGGCGACTCCCACACCATCATCCACCGCGACGTCAAATCGACAAACATCTTGCTCGGCAAAACCTACTTGGCCAAGGTCTCCGACTTCGGGATCTCGAGGTTGGGGCCCTCCACGGGAGAGTCCCATGTGACCACCGCGGTGAAGGGCACCTTCGGCTACTTCGACCCCGAGTATTTCAAGAAGCAGCAACTGACCGAGAAGTCCGACGTCTATTCATTCGGAGTGATGCTGTTCGAGGTGCTCTGCGCGCGCCCGGTAATCGACCGGAGCCTGTCGCAGGAGCAGATGAACGTGGCGGAGTGGGCGTTGCATTGGCAGAGGAGGGGCCAGCTGGAGAAGATCATCGACCAAAGACTGGCGGGAAACATCAACGCGAACTCGTTGAGGAAGTTCGGGGAGACGGCGGAGAAGTGCTTGGAGAACTACGGCGACGACAGGCCGTCGTTTGCCGACGTACTGTGGAATTTGGAGTACGCGCTGCAGCTCCATGTGACGGAACTGAAGAGGGAACCGCACGAGGACAGCGGCGCAGTGGATCTGCAGATCTCCGTGCCGGCGACGCGGCAGGTGGATTTGACGACCGTTGCCAACGTGGACGAGGAAAATAACTGGCGTACGAGGAGCATTATTATGCCGTTGGATGCGTCGGGCAGCAACGTGTTCTCCCAATTGGTCTCCAGCGAGGGAAGATGA